One genomic window of Cystobacter ferrugineus includes the following:
- a CDS encoding DUF6484 domain-containing protein, which translates to MASHERDTEHTTPKIEERILGTLVGWVAGPGRQGTVKVDFEGNRHGLLEARLVTAVDEAALRQAIEQRQGAVLCFERGDPSWPIVLGLLQTESKTPLLDELLQPLGSEAAETQEPELIANGRRLSLAGLLGGATDQLEFRCGKASLILRRNGQVLLRGDNVLVDAGQMLRLRGGKTQIN; encoded by the coding sequence TTGGCATCACACGAACGGGACACAGAGCACACCACGCCCAAGATTGAGGAGCGGATCCTCGGGACGCTTGTTGGCTGGGTCGCGGGCCCGGGCCGGCAAGGCACGGTAAAGGTTGACTTCGAAGGCAACCGCCACGGCCTACTGGAGGCCCGGCTCGTCACTGCCGTGGACGAGGCTGCGCTGAGGCAGGCCATCGAGCAGCGTCAGGGCGCAGTGCTCTGCTTCGAGCGTGGGGACCCATCGTGGCCAATCGTCCTCGGACTCCTCCAGACGGAGAGTAAGACCCCACTGCTGGATGAGTTGCTGCAGCCCCTGGGGTCGGAGGCGGCGGAAACGCAGGAGCCGGAACTCATCGCCAATGGGAGGCGTCTCTCTCTGGCCGGGCTGCTGGGAGGGGCTACCGACCAGCTTGAGTTCCGCTGCGGCAAGGCGAGCCTGATCCTCCGGCGCAACGGTCAGGTGCTGCTGCGAGGTGACAACGTTCTAGTCGACGCCGGGCAGATGCTCCGCTTGCGCGGGGGCAAGACGCAAATCAACTAG
- a CDS encoding TIGR02270 family protein, translated as MAAPPPYHALPISWDMLETHLDESCFLWGQWRRSLVAPDHVLEEVAELEGRLLAHVDALVLAGPQVASRLLVPVLCQDDEPGRVECAALALLLQEDAPEVALRSVLQAFLEGESGPRDGIRRALRLAGGTSLKTQLRTMLESARSPPVLAAILDVLGAWHVDIGPGLTTLLTHESSEVRAAAFRCVNAFPARMPDKALELGLRSALVEVGEAALEAGLIGGNRLAWLECRRQVAERGPLCGMAMRALAIAGGASHQRLLFEALENPPTRRDALRAFGLLGTVDAARICLALMREQPWAPLAAEAFSMITGRVMESTAGSREADDEDPEEPSTQYNPEEDLPLPEVSAVEAWWTEQARRFEPTARYVHGQPIGQEALLDALKDGSMYRRRALAPVLELRTRGELRITMDTWTRVQRAQMEAARRLPATRFSRSLEGGAYG; from the coding sequence ATGGCCGCCCCTCCGCCATATCACGCGCTCCCCATCTCCTGGGACATGCTGGAGACGCACCTCGACGAGTCCTGCTTCCTATGGGGGCAGTGGCGGCGTTCCCTCGTGGCGCCGGACCATGTTCTGGAGGAAGTGGCCGAGTTGGAGGGGCGGCTCCTGGCCCACGTGGACGCGCTCGTCCTGGCGGGGCCCCAGGTGGCGTCCCGGCTGCTGGTGCCTGTGCTTTGCCAGGACGATGAGCCGGGCAGGGTGGAGTGCGCCGCGCTCGCGCTGCTGCTCCAGGAGGATGCCCCGGAGGTGGCGCTGCGAAGTGTCCTCCAGGCGTTTCTGGAGGGGGAGTCTGGCCCGCGTGACGGCATCCGCCGTGCGCTGCGACTCGCGGGCGGGACGAGCCTGAAGACCCAACTGCGCACCATGCTGGAGTCCGCGCGTTCTCCCCCGGTGCTTGCCGCCATCTTGGACGTGTTGGGGGCTTGGCACGTGGACATAGGGCCCGGACTGACCACGCTGCTCACGCACGAGTCTTCTGAGGTGAGAGCTGCGGCGTTCCGCTGTGTGAACGCCTTTCCGGCTCGCATGCCCGATAAAGCCCTGGAACTCGGGCTGCGCTCCGCGCTGGTGGAGGTGGGCGAGGCTGCGCTGGAGGCGGGGCTCATCGGAGGCAACCGCTTGGCGTGGCTGGAGTGCCGCCGGCAGGTAGCAGAACGCGGGCCCCTCTGCGGAATGGCCATGCGGGCCCTAGCCATCGCGGGAGGGGCCTCCCACCAGCGCCTACTGTTCGAGGCCCTGGAGAACCCCCCCACTCGCCGGGATGCATTGAGGGCGTTTGGCCTGCTCGGCACGGTGGACGCCGCTCGGATCTGCCTAGCGTTGATGCGGGAGCAGCCCTGGGCGCCGCTCGCCGCAGAAGCGTTCTCGATGATCACCGGTCGGGTAATGGAGTCCACTGCCGGCTCGCGGGAGGCTGACGACGAGGACCCGGAAGAGCCCTCCACGCAGTACAACCCGGAGGAGGACCTTCCCCTGCCGGAGGTCTCGGCGGTGGAGGCATGGTGGACGGAGCAGGCTAGACGGTTCGAGCCCACGGCCCGCTATGTCCATGGCCAGCCCATCGGACAGGAGGCCCTGCTGGATGCCCTGAAGGACGGGTCCATGTACCGTCGGCGCGCACTCGCGCCGGTGCTGGAACTGCGGACCCGGGGAGAGCTGAGAATAACCATGGACACGTGGACACGAGTGCAACGCGCTCAGATGGAGGCCGCACGACGGCTGCCCGCGACGCGATTCTCCCGCTCGCTGGAAGGAGGCGCTTATGGCTGA
- a CDS encoding AHH domain-containing protein: MTTLDSRYEPNTELAQRLNALYQRSLKRKDAARTAAKEEAKKNKPKKGKKKAETSPPDGHLDPNAPLNGVLAKGDNYARRGYTYIKSQDGRGVYRNFDHAHLNEIRDMVKERAEFPEGPKENFNPTYTQQHPYAWAAHHMLPGSAFYYETKDGKPAFTYKQIRLLLMSDYNINHGHNIIMLPVEDWAVPVHSLICHPSDHEAYTLKVMDEMRKVSKRLQEVIDSGEPHGNLPETVFEALKKLEEQFWNFLTKLSRLLVAAKVSGVRYVGPGSEHVRYANKDGTPYEWGSLW; encoded by the coding sequence ATGACGACCCTTGACTCCCGGTACGAACCCAACACGGAGCTGGCTCAGCGGCTCAATGCCCTCTATCAGCGCAGCCTGAAGCGCAAGGACGCTGCCCGGACCGCAGCAAAGGAGGAGGCCAAGAAGAACAAGCCGAAGAAGGGCAAGAAGAAGGCCGAGACCTCACCTCCCGACGGACACCTCGACCCTAACGCGCCGCTCAATGGGGTGCTGGCTAAGGGCGACAACTATGCGCGCCGGGGCTATACGTACATCAAGAGTCAAGACGGACGGGGCGTGTACCGGAATTTCGACCACGCCCACCTGAACGAAATCCGGGACATGGTGAAGGAGCGGGCGGAGTTCCCGGAGGGGCCGAAAGAGAACTTCAACCCCACCTACACCCAGCAGCACCCGTACGCGTGGGCAGCCCACCACATGCTGCCGGGCTCAGCCTTCTATTACGAGACGAAGGACGGCAAGCCCGCGTTCACGTACAAGCAGATCCGCTTGCTGTTGATGTCCGACTATAACATCAACCACGGACACAACATCATCATGCTGCCCGTGGAGGACTGGGCCGTTCCAGTCCACTCCCTCATCTGCCATCCCAGCGACCACGAGGCCTATACGCTGAAGGTCATGGACGAGATGCGAAAGGTATCAAAGCGCCTCCAGGAGGTCATCGACTCGGGAGAGCCTCATGGCAACCTGCCTGAGACAGTGTTCGAGGCGTTGAAGAAGTTGGAGGAGCAGTTCTGGAATTTCCTGACCAAGCTCAGCCGCCTTCTGGTGGCCGCCAAGGTCTCTGGTGTGCGGTACGTTGGCCCTGGCTCCGAGCACGTGCGGTACGCCAACAAGGATGGAACCCCCTACGAATGGGGCAGTCTCTGGTAG
- a CDS encoding imm11 family protein, whose translation MNYWVLKAESADGAIIDALPKDSPTNWKFSKGEPLARQFPAGGKVSFSDHFPDRRKLYDFVRNTVGVLLVSSRVRQVLEELHVDNVEFLPITMCDHQWNSVGEGYGLLNVLGSQDVIDMKKSDYDIDPITKREITRLGNLVLTKDSIDPKADLFRARNMMELILISDRVREAFIKAGLTGFKAHPAEGFDDMFA comes from the coding sequence ATGAACTACTGGGTATTGAAGGCTGAGTCGGCGGATGGGGCTATCATCGACGCGCTGCCCAAGGACAGCCCCACCAATTGGAAGTTCAGCAAAGGGGAGCCGCTGGCGCGGCAGTTCCCGGCGGGGGGCAAGGTCTCGTTCTCCGACCACTTCCCGGACCGGCGCAAGCTGTACGACTTCGTCCGCAACACGGTGGGCGTGTTGCTGGTGTCCTCCCGGGTGAGGCAGGTGCTGGAGGAGCTGCATGTGGACAACGTGGAGTTCTTGCCTATCACCATGTGCGATCATCAGTGGAATTCGGTGGGTGAGGGCTATGGCCTTCTCAATGTCCTAGGCTCCCAAGATGTCATCGACATGAAGAAGTCGGATTACGACATCGATCCCATCACGAAGAGGGAGATCACCCGCTTGGGTAACTTGGTGCTTACGAAGGACAGCATCGACCCGAAGGCAGACCTGTTCCGCGCCAGGAACATGATGGAGCTAATTCTCATTTCGGACCGCGTCCGCGAGGCCTTCATCAAGGCGGGGCTGACGGGGTTCAAAGCGCACCCCGCCGAAGGCTTCGACGACATGTTCGCTTGA
- a CDS encoding ELWxxDGT repeat protein, which translates to MDAWRSAVLLCSLMVGCGGGVGTENPTPESGLPPAGVPAGGGGDRTSVPSARPTLGTAHLVKDVFPPSDRPSRTDPGPSSLVDFQGRLFFAAHYEDGTNALWASDGTEAGTVRVKDFPALADTTTDLVTELTPLGAQLFFVAGDAEHGPELWVTDGTTGGTRQVKELTPGTGGDPAPYKLTAVGGSLLFFRYIPGTDSGHSELWRSDGTDAGTVLVRDLGPDSSLSFPQVLVGNTLFFVLSDAEHGTELWKTDGTSEGTVLVKDIQAGPASAYPAHLQKLGTSVFFTTTTPSFGSELWRTDGTSEGTVRVRELSADPEGPIPNLMEGPGNQLFLTLSTPEDHLLRLSSLTVDGTGEVQERPVATLPNAFSDQPDSDPLIGTSTVAGGRLFFSVNISSSGPAPRDVQLWMTDGTANGTQQVSRPLSLSDEFQSELFTLDERILYSNIGEGQGLEPWVSDGTVAGTRQLQDLAPGQDFSYPHDFTRVGSAVYFTAYTPGHGAELWVLPLEG; encoded by the coding sequence ATGGATGCGTGGCGAAGCGCGGTACTGCTCTGCTCGCTGATGGTGGGATGTGGAGGTGGGGTGGGCACGGAGAACCCCACGCCGGAGAGCGGCCTTCCGCCCGCGGGTGTGCCCGCCGGGGGAGGAGGCGACCGCACCAGCGTTCCATCGGCCCGTCCAACGCTTGGCACCGCGCATCTCGTCAAGGATGTCTTCCCGCCCTCCGACCGTCCCTCCCGGACCGACCCGGGCCCCTCGAGCCTGGTGGACTTCCAGGGACGGCTCTTCTTCGCGGCCCACTACGAGGACGGCACCAACGCCCTGTGGGCGAGTGATGGGACCGAAGCGGGCACCGTACGGGTGAAGGACTTTCCCGCGCTCGCGGATACGACCACGGACCTGGTGACGGAGCTGACGCCGCTGGGCGCCCAGCTCTTCTTCGTCGCGGGAGACGCGGAGCACGGCCCGGAGCTCTGGGTCACCGACGGCACCACCGGCGGCACGCGGCAGGTGAAGGAACTCACGCCGGGCACGGGCGGCGACCCGGCGCCCTACAAGCTCACCGCCGTGGGCGGCAGCCTGCTCTTCTTCCGTTACATCCCCGGCACGGACAGCGGCCACAGCGAGCTGTGGAGGAGCGATGGCACGGACGCGGGCACGGTGCTCGTGCGCGACCTGGGGCCGGACTCCTCGCTGAGCTTCCCGCAGGTGCTCGTGGGCAACACCCTCTTCTTCGTGCTCTCGGACGCGGAGCACGGCACCGAGTTGTGGAAGACGGACGGCACGAGCGAGGGCACGGTGCTGGTGAAGGACATCCAGGCCGGCCCCGCCAGCGCCTACCCGGCCCACCTCCAGAAGCTGGGCACGTCCGTGTTCTTCACCACCACGACGCCCTCCTTTGGCAGCGAGCTGTGGCGCACGGACGGCACCAGCGAGGGCACGGTGCGCGTGCGTGAGTTGTCCGCGGACCCGGAGGGCCCCATTCCCAACCTGATGGAGGGCCCGGGCAACCAACTCTTCCTCACGCTCTCCACGCCGGAGGATCACCTCCTGCGCCTGTCGTCACTGACGGTGGACGGCACGGGGGAGGTGCAGGAGCGACCCGTGGCGACACTGCCCAATGCCTTCTCGGATCAACCCGATTCGGATCCCCTCATCGGCACCTCCACCGTGGCGGGCGGCCGGCTCTTCTTCAGCGTGAACATCTCCTCGTCGGGACCCGCGCCCCGGGACGTCCAGCTCTGGATGACCGATGGAACGGCGAACGGGACGCAGCAGGTGTCCCGGCCCTTGAGCCTGTCGGATGAATTCCAGAGCGAGCTGTTCACCCTGGATGAGCGCATCCTCTACAGCAACATCGGCGAGGGACAGGGCCTGGAGCCCTGGGTGAGCGACGGAACGGTGGCGGGCACGCGACAGCTCCAGGATCTCGCCCCCGGTCAGGACTTCTCCTATCCGCACGACTTCACCCGCGTCGGTTCCGCCGTCTACTTCACGGCCTACACGCCGGGCCACGGCGCCGAGCTGTGGGTGCTGCCGCTGGAGGGATAG
- a CDS encoding lantibiotic dehydratase, whose protein sequence is MKTTQTENTPREFPFAPSGFFVLRTPLLPFDELDTWGQGLEAPRLPPGQPLEAALQRDRATLRARLAELVRRPEVREALFVASPGFHDHLEQWERVPESEQGEKLERSLVRYLSRMAGRPTPFGLFAGYSVGELGERTRLRTGPRARYQRHTRLDMDYACLLAEAFSRSPGLRPHIPHRPSTSLYRASNQLRYAESRLAARQRAYHLVMVEPTEYLEAALARARHGARPEELARFLVEMDPDVSLDEARGYVDELIDSQLLVSELQPPVTGPEALPELISQLRQLPGTTSLTETLGAVQSCLEYLDREGLGASSERYLDVARMLAKLPAPVELPRLFQVDLIKPAPEAMLGKEVLRELEKGVRLLHRIHPSPPEEDGLEAFRDAFRQRYEGREMPLMEVLDEESGIGFMTSRAPSAQAVPLLEGLALGAPQEARASFGERETRLLHKLEQVQRTGSQVLELSDEDLSHLENPSRAPLPDAFMAMATVAAESEEALARGRFQVRMHAAGGPSGANALGRFCLGDEQLHQKVREHLRAEESSHPDVVYAEIVHLPQGRVGNIIARPVLRDHELTYLGRSGAPDDRQLDASDLLVSLQGSRIVLRSRRLGREVIPRMTNAHNYVTRSLGLYRFLCTLATQHQCNGLQWSWGPLAHARFLPRVTHGRLVLSVARWNFWRDTLEGLGAVTGAQRFAALQALRAEHRLPRFIALEEGDQLLPIDLDNVLSVDTLVQLIKDRPRVTLVEMFPRPEELYAHGPEGRFHHEVVVPFGRTLPASAEPRRLHGMPVKEPRPEMPTRSFLPGSEWLYAKLYTGAATADRLLTGLVAPLVRAALGSSAADGWFFIRYADPDWHLRLRFHGAPDRLQEVQHELMSALSRARRDGLIWKVQLDTYEREVERYGGAEGMRLCERLFQVDSEAALQLLELLPGDEGAEARWRLMLASMDHLLTDLGMDLDAKLRLATTLREGFGREFHVQRATEHQLSERYRHERRGLEQLLVTRQVQQPVLAQGLAVLARRAERQVPITTALRALSEAGRLRVPLADLAGSLLHMNVNRLARSAARAQELVLYDYLCRHYGSLRARQGQTSPKRPAVILSTAS, encoded by the coding sequence ATGAAAACCACACAGACCGAGAACACGCCGCGGGAGTTCCCCTTCGCCCCCTCCGGGTTCTTCGTGCTCCGCACGCCCCTGCTCCCCTTCGATGAGCTGGACACCTGGGGACAGGGGCTGGAGGCCCCCCGCCTTCCGCCGGGCCAACCCCTGGAGGCCGCGCTCCAACGTGATCGCGCCACGCTGCGCGCGCGCCTGGCGGAGCTGGTGCGCCGGCCCGAGGTGCGCGAGGCGCTCTTCGTGGCCTCCCCCGGCTTCCACGATCACCTGGAGCAGTGGGAGCGAGTTCCCGAGAGCGAGCAGGGAGAGAAGCTGGAGCGGAGCCTCGTGCGCTACCTGTCGCGCATGGCCGGCCGGCCCACGCCCTTCGGCCTCTTCGCGGGCTACTCCGTGGGCGAGCTGGGCGAGCGCACCCGGCTGCGCACCGGCCCCCGCGCGCGCTACCAGCGCCACACCCGCCTGGACATGGACTACGCGTGCCTGCTCGCGGAGGCGTTCTCCCGCTCGCCCGGGCTGCGCCCCCACATCCCCCACCGGCCCAGCACCAGCCTCTACCGCGCCAGCAACCAGCTTCGCTACGCCGAGAGCCGCCTCGCGGCACGCCAGCGCGCCTACCACCTCGTGATGGTCGAGCCGACCGAGTACCTCGAGGCCGCGCTCGCCCGGGCCCGCCACGGCGCGCGGCCCGAGGAGCTGGCACGCTTCCTCGTGGAGATGGACCCCGACGTCAGCCTCGACGAGGCGAGGGGCTACGTCGACGAGCTCATCGACAGCCAGCTCCTCGTGTCCGAGCTGCAACCCCCGGTCACCGGGCCCGAGGCGCTCCCCGAGCTCATCTCCCAGTTGCGCCAGCTTCCCGGCACCACGTCCCTCACCGAGACGCTGGGCGCCGTCCAATCCTGTCTGGAGTACCTGGACCGGGAGGGGCTCGGCGCGTCGAGCGAGCGCTACCTGGACGTGGCGCGCATGCTGGCGAAGCTGCCCGCTCCCGTCGAGCTGCCGCGGCTCTTCCAGGTGGACCTCATCAAACCCGCCCCCGAGGCCATGCTGGGCAAGGAGGTGCTGCGCGAGCTGGAGAAGGGGGTGCGGCTGCTGCACCGCATCCACCCCTCGCCCCCGGAGGAGGATGGACTGGAGGCGTTCCGCGACGCGTTCCGCCAGCGCTACGAGGGCCGGGAGATGCCTCTGATGGAGGTGCTGGACGAGGAGTCCGGCATCGGCTTCATGACGTCCCGCGCCCCGAGCGCGCAAGCCGTTCCCCTGCTCGAGGGGCTGGCCCTGGGTGCTCCCCAGGAAGCACGCGCCAGCTTCGGTGAACGCGAGACCCGGCTGCTGCACAAGCTCGAGCAGGTGCAGCGCACGGGCAGCCAGGTGCTGGAGTTGAGCGACGAGGACCTCTCCCACCTGGAGAACCCGTCCCGCGCGCCCCTGCCGGACGCCTTCATGGCCATGGCCACCGTGGCGGCCGAGTCCGAGGAGGCACTCGCCCGGGGCCGCTTCCAGGTGCGCATGCACGCGGCAGGAGGTCCCTCGGGTGCCAACGCCCTGGGCCGCTTCTGTCTGGGGGACGAGCAGCTCCACCAGAAGGTGCGCGAGCACCTGCGCGCCGAGGAGTCGTCCCACCCGGACGTGGTGTACGCGGAGATCGTCCACCTGCCCCAGGGCCGGGTCGGCAACATCATCGCCCGACCGGTACTGCGCGACCATGAGCTCACCTACCTGGGCCGCTCCGGCGCTCCCGATGACCGGCAGCTCGACGCGTCCGATCTGCTCGTCTCCCTCCAGGGCAGTCGCATCGTGCTGCGCTCGCGGCGGCTGGGGCGCGAGGTCATCCCCCGGATGACCAACGCCCACAACTACGTGACCCGGAGCCTGGGCCTGTACAGGTTCCTGTGCACCCTGGCCACCCAGCACCAGTGCAATGGCTTGCAGTGGAGCTGGGGCCCGCTCGCCCACGCCCGATTCCTGCCGCGCGTCACCCACGGGCGGCTCGTGCTGTCCGTCGCCCGGTGGAACTTCTGGCGCGACACGCTGGAGGGACTCGGCGCGGTCACCGGCGCCCAGCGCTTCGCCGCCCTCCAGGCGCTCCGGGCCGAACACCGCCTGCCCCGCTTCATCGCGCTGGAGGAGGGCGACCAGCTCCTGCCGATCGACCTGGACAACGTGCTGAGCGTCGACACGCTGGTGCAGCTCATCAAGGACCGGCCCCGGGTGACGCTGGTGGAGATGTTCCCCCGGCCCGAGGAGCTGTACGCCCATGGCCCCGAGGGCCGCTTCCACCACGAGGTGGTGGTGCCCTTCGGCCGCACGCTCCCCGCCTCCGCCGAGCCCCGCCGGCTCCACGGGATGCCGGTGAAGGAGCCGCGTCCCGAGATGCCCACCCGCAGCTTCCTGCCCGGCTCGGAGTGGCTGTACGCCAAGCTCTACACCGGCGCGGCCACCGCGGACCGGCTGCTGACCGGGCTGGTGGCGCCGCTCGTGCGCGCCGCGCTGGGCTCCTCCGCGGCGGACGGGTGGTTCTTCATCCGCTACGCAGACCCGGACTGGCACCTGCGGCTGCGCTTCCACGGCGCGCCCGATCGGCTCCAGGAGGTACAGCACGAATTGATGAGCGCGCTGTCGCGAGCCCGCCGGGACGGGCTCATCTGGAAGGTGCAGCTCGACACCTACGAGCGCGAGGTGGAGCGCTATGGGGGCGCCGAGGGCATGCGTCTGTGTGAGCGCCTCTTCCAGGTGGACAGCGAGGCGGCACTCCAGTTGTTGGAGCTGCTCCCGGGCGACGAGGGCGCGGAGGCGCGCTGGCGCTTGATGTTGGCCAGCATGGACCACCTGCTGACGGACCTGGGCATGGACCTGGATGCGAAGCTGCGGCTGGCCACCACGCTGCGCGAGGGCTTCGGCCGCGAGTTCCACGTCCAGCGTGCCACCGAGCACCAGTTGAGCGAGCGCTATCGCCACGAGCGGCGCGGCCTCGAGCAACTGCTCGTCACGCGCCAGGTCCAACAGCCAGTGCTCGCCCAGGGCCTGGCGGTGCTCGCCCGGAGAGCCGAGCGGCAGGTGCCCATCACCACCGCGCTCCGAGCGCTCTCGGAAGCGGGAAGACTGCGAGTACCGCTCGCCGATCTGGCGGGCAGCCTGCTGCACATGAATGTCAACCGACTGGCCCGTTCCGCGGCTCGCGCCCAGGAGCTCGTCCTCTACGACTATCTCTGCCGCCACTACGGCTCCCTGCGGGCCCGCCAAGGACAGACATCACCGAAGCGGCCCGCCGTGATCCTCAGCACCGCGAGTTGA
- a CDS encoding lanthionine synthetase C family protein → MKNWTTLLDGELRERALQTVDEIAEVLLLGQGLDEPSLSGGLAGRAFLFAELQRGRPQLGHGGHAERLIHQAALALEEKPLMPWLYGGFAGIAWSIERLGTLGLHGLEDMDEIDEVLLDLISRQPWSADYDLIRGLVGLGVYALERLPRPLAVQCLEAIVARLEERSTRAGPGLSWWTPPHHLPPHQRAMYTEGYFNLGAAHGVPAVVALLALIARAGVAEKKARELAQGGARWLLANALPDSPGARFPSAVAPGLDVTPCRSAWCYGDPGVVLCLAVTAQALGDPQLEREALAIAREAALRPEEESGVRDAGLCHGSAGLGHIYNRLYQVSGDATFKEAATAWFTRTLRMRRPGEGVAGFVFWSSPTGKNEDTGWIADKSLLNGVTGTALALLAAAQPHTPTWDGMLMASIPA, encoded by the coding sequence ATGAAGAACTGGACGACACTGCTGGACGGCGAGCTGAGGGAACGAGCACTCCAGACCGTGGATGAGATCGCCGAGGTGCTCCTGCTCGGGCAGGGATTGGATGAGCCCTCGCTCTCGGGGGGACTGGCCGGACGCGCCTTCCTCTTCGCCGAGCTGCAGCGGGGCCGGCCCCAGCTCGGCCATGGCGGCCACGCGGAGCGGCTCATCCACCAGGCGGCGCTGGCCCTCGAGGAGAAGCCCCTGATGCCCTGGCTCTACGGAGGCTTCGCCGGAATCGCCTGGTCCATCGAGCGGCTCGGCACCCTCGGGCTCCACGGGCTCGAGGACATGGACGAGATCGACGAGGTGCTGCTCGACCTCATCTCCCGGCAGCCGTGGAGCGCGGATTACGATCTCATCCGTGGCCTCGTGGGCCTGGGCGTCTACGCGCTGGAGCGCCTGCCGCGCCCCCTCGCCGTCCAGTGCCTGGAAGCCATCGTCGCGCGGCTGGAGGAGCGCTCCACCCGCGCGGGACCGGGCCTGTCCTGGTGGACGCCCCCTCATCACCTGCCACCCCACCAGCGCGCCATGTACACCGAGGGCTATTTCAACCTCGGCGCCGCGCACGGCGTGCCCGCCGTCGTCGCCCTGCTCGCACTCATCGCCCGCGCGGGCGTGGCGGAGAAGAAGGCGCGTGAGCTCGCCCAGGGGGGCGCGCGCTGGCTGCTCGCCAACGCTCTCCCGGACAGCCCCGGCGCGCGCTTTCCCTCGGCCGTGGCGCCGGGCTTGGACGTGACGCCCTGCCGCTCGGCCTGGTGCTACGGCGACCCCGGCGTCGTCCTGTGCCTCGCCGTCACCGCCCAGGCACTCGGGGACCCGCAGCTCGAGCGCGAGGCACTGGCCATCGCACGCGAGGCCGCCCTGCGCCCCGAGGAGGAGTCCGGCGTGCGCGACGCGGGCCTCTGCCATGGCTCCGCCGGTCTCGGCCACATCTACAACCGGCTCTACCAGGTGTCGGGAGACGCCACGTTCAAGGAAGCCGCCACCGCGTGGTTCACCCGCACGCTGCGCATGCGCCGCCCCGGCGAGGGCGTGGCCGGCTTCGTCTTCTGGTCCTCTCCCACCGGCAAGAACGAGGACACGGGCTGGATCGCCGACAAGAGCCTGCTCAATGGCGTCACCGGCACCGCGCTCGCCCTGCTCGCCGCCGCCCAGCCCCACACCCCGACGTGGGACGGCATGTTGATGGCTTCCATCCCCGCTTGA